GTTTTTTTGTTATGAAAGAATTATATTCAACTACAATGATTAATAATGGTGGGCGTAGTGGCACATCATATGCAGAGGATCAATCACTATCTTTAAAAATTGCACCACCTGGCTCAAAATTAGCCAATGCTACAAACCCAGAGCAATTATTTGCTGCAGGTTACAGTGCCTGCTTTAATAGTGCATTGGATTTAATTAAACGCCAGAAAAAGCTTAAAAATTCATCAA
This genomic stretch from Lysinibacillus pakistanensis harbors:
- a CDS encoding Ohr family peroxiredoxin, coding for MKELYSTTMINNGGRSGTSYAEDQSLSLKIAPPGSKLANATNPEQLFAAGYSACFNSALDLIKRQKKLKNSSTIKVTVKLMEQATFDYVLAVDIEGHIEGLVLEEAQELLELTHTVCPYSKATMGNINVIIKAV